Below is a genomic region from Pirellulales bacterium.
GCCGTGCCCGCGGCCTCCCAGGAGATGCAAGTGCAGATGGTCGACCGTCTGCCCACCATCGACTCCGCAGTTGATCACGACGCGGTAGCCGTTGGTCAGCTTTTGCTCGACGGCAATCTTGCGCACCGCGGTGAGCAAGTGCCCCAAGAGTTGCTCATCGCCGTCCGACGCATCGGCCAACGAAGGGATCTCCTGCTTGGGAATCACCAGGATGTGCGTGGGCGACTGTGGGTTGACGTCGTGAAAGGCCAGGCACTGATCGTCCTCGTAGACGATGCGGGCCGGGATCTCGCGGTCGATGATCTTCTTGAAGATCGTTTTGCCGGACATCATTCGTTCTCCGGGAGGTCGGCGAACCAGGTCATCGGTACGGTGGGCACCAAGACGTCGCGTCGCAACGGCGCGGTTTGCCCCGAGCATGTCGAACGGGGGCTTGAGGAGACACGCGATCGCGCTGCTTCAGGCAAGTTGGTCGAGCGGAATCGCCTCGTCGACGAGCATCACGGGAATGCCGTCGCGGACGGCATAGAGCAGCGTGCCATCTTCGCGCACGAGCCCATCGTCGAGCCGCTCCTCGACCCGGGCAC
It encodes:
- a CDS encoding histidine triad nucleotide-binding protein is translated as MSGKTIFKKIIDREIPARIVYEDDQCLAFHDVNPQSPTHILVIPKQEIPSLADASDGDEQLLGHLLTAVRKIAVEQKLTNGYRVVINCGVDGGQTVDHLHLHLLGGRGHGWPPG
- a CDS encoding Trm112 family protein translates to MIRNELLEILVCPENHTRLTRADGELIRRLNEAVAAGRLRNRSGARVEERLDDGLVREDGTLLYAVRDGIPVMLVDEAIPLDQLA